ATGTTAAATTAAATTCATACTCAGAACTGTACTTTGTTAAATTATCTTTGACCTGTATTACATTGAAAACaatacaacagcacattattTAATATGTTCCTCgtgaattttattgtttttctcaaAATTCACACGTATTCCAATATTGGTTCTTGCAACAAATTTctaaaaaagttgggacaggagCAATTCAGGGCTTAGTAATGAGGTAAATTTGTTAAATAATGATGTGATTTGAAACAGGTGATGTCAACAGGTGATTGTAATTATGATTTGGTACAAAAGCAGCATCCAAGAAAGGTCTAGTCCTTTAGGAGCAAAGATGGGCCGAGGATCACCAGTTTGCCAACAAACGTGAAAAAGAtattgaaatgtttaaaaacaatgTTCCTCAAAGAAAGATAGGAAGAGATTTGGATATTTCACCTTCAATAGTGCATAACATAATTAAAAGATTCAAGGAATCTGGAGGAATTTCATTGCGTAAAGGACAAGGGCTCAAGCCTAAGCTGAACAAGCGTGATCTCCGATCCCTCAGGCTGCACTGCATCAAGAATCGTCATTCATCTATAAGCGATATGACCACATGGGCTCAGGACTACTTTGGCAAACCTTTGTCAAGTACCACAATACGTAGTTACATCCACAAATGCCAGTTAAAACTGTACTGTGCCAAAAGGAAGCCCTATGTTAAGTGTCCAGAAGCGCCGTCGACTTCTCTGGGCTCGGAGGTATCTGGGATGGACCATCACACAGTGGAAACCTGTACTGTGGTCAGATGAATCGGTATTTCAGGTATTTTTTGGGAGAAATGGACGCCGTATGCTCCGGACCAAAGAAGAAAAGGATCATCCAGACTGTTACCAGCAGCAAGTCCGAAAGCCAGGGTCTGTCATGGTATGGGGTTGTGTCAGTGCCCTTGGCAAAGGTAACTTGCACTTCTGTGTTGGCACTGCTGAAAAGTACATAGAGATTTTGAGGCACAATATGCTGCCTTCAAGAAGACATCTTTTCCAGGGACGCCCATGCATAtttcaacaagacaatgcaAAACCACATTCTGCACACATTACAAAGTCCTGGCTGTGGAGGAAGAGGGTTCGGGTacttgactggcctgcctgcagtcccgacCTGCCTCCAACAGAGAATGTGTGACGCATTTTGAAGCGCAAAATGCGACAACGAAGACCCCGTACTGTTGCCCACCTTAAGACTTGTTTGCAGGAAGAATGGGACAAAATTACATCTGGAACACTTCATCACTTGGTGTCTTCAGTCCCTAAACATCTTTTAAGTGTTGTGAAAAGGAATGGCAACATTACAAAATGGTAAATGCTTTACTGTCCCAAgtttttttgaaatgtgttgcaaGAACCAAAATTGGAATGCATGTTTATTTTGAGAAAAACAGTAAAATTCATGAGGAACACATTAagaaatgtgctgttgtattaTTTTCAATGTAATACAGGGCAAACATAATTTAACAAAGTACTGTTTTcaatttgattttaatttaacataccatcccaactttttctgatttggggttGTAGAAATATAagctttttattgtcattataccaTGTGTAATGAAATTGCAAAACAGCTTCCTTTGTGGCAAGTAcgtgagtcattttaataaaggagatgacagctcttttaaaatgaaagttactCTTTATATTAACAGCCACTATTGGTTTAATACTGGCAGTGCCAGATGGGGAAGTTAACAATTTGCACGACACTTGTAGTTACACGCTAAGGAAACCAATGCCTTCCATGGCAAGCGTTACACAGCTACAACATTCACTATTTGCAGTACACaaatttgcattatttatttacactGTTTACAGATGTATGCAGTGCGGTGAAAAGCATTCCAGTAACTGTATAGTTACTCCTGCTGAATAACTCTGTGGCAAACCGCTAATTCTGGACAGTGGTTGCGATCAGAACAAGCGAACATGTTTGTTTTCGGGGACTTTACACAAGTGGTGCGCTGATACAGTGTTTGCTGCGGTGCTTGCAGCTCATGCAGTGTCatctttttaaaacaatgtcGATTCCGTTAATTTCGTTTGAGGTATATGGCCATCTTAAACAGTCTTTCCATAGATCAGATAATTGTCCGACTGATCCCTAAACAGGCTTTCCAGCGTATTACTGGATTTTTTTACCTGCAACTCTTCACAAACAAGATTTCCAGGGTATGACTGCACCTTTTACGGGCAAATATTCTAAGGTTATTTGCTCTTTTGATGTCATAGCTGGATCCTTGCTGAAGGCATCTTCTATTTTTAACAGTTAAATAATGCACGCTAAACAAGTATCTACGAATGGCATATTGAAGGACATTTCCAGATAACTGTAGCAGTAATACATGCAGAAAATGTTTACTTATAAGAAAGGTATCTAGGTTAAATTCAGATGGTACTTTAATGTACAAAAACAGGTTCAGTAGTTTCCCAGCCATAGGGCAGGTCCATTGGTGTGCAACATTTTGAATGGCTGTTGCCGTGGTAACAGCTTATTGACAGTGCACCAATCAGGAGCACGGaaagttttatgtatttttcttaGCTCCTGTCTGTATCCTGGGTGACTCATAATGCTTATGGTTCAACACCACACCCATCTCTAAGCTTTTCAGGTTAAGCCCCTTCCTTAAGGCTACACCAACAGTGGCCTCTCCTACAATTCATGCTCTCCTTGCTTTGTCCTGTCTGCCAGCTTTCATGAGATGATTTGAATTTTGCTTTGCTTTGATTTCAATGGGGCTTGGCACAATAACGCCCAATCATAAAATCTCATCATCAGTGTTACTGGAACATCTGGGAGTGGGATTACTGGAGGTCATGGGAACTTTGCTGTTTGGAGCCTGTGGTTATGATTTGCTTAttcgatagatagatagatagatagatagaaagataggtagataggtaggtaggtaggtaggtaggtaggactttattgatcccacagtggggaaatttcTGCGTTACCACAGCTCTAGACAGATAGCCTGAAAGAGCACAAGAGTAATACAGAAtaagaatacaagaaaaaaatttataataaaaaataagataaaacactaaatacagcagtagtgcctatgtacacccatacacagtatgtaatatATGGATAGTGGTTTGTGGGAAAAACTGCAAGTAATTATAAATAACAACTATTTCACTACTACAGCTGCATTTACCTCTGTAAGGTGCGTTATGTATGAAGTGGTAAGTATTGGTGACCGTAGAGGTAAGTTTATTATGAGTCTTTGAATTCAGTCCTTTCTGCTCCTCCATTCCTGTTGTCTCCCTCAGGTTCTATGCTGGGGGATCTGAGCGAAGTGGACAACAGATTTTGGGCCCCCCCAAAAAGAAGAGCTCTCATGAGGTGGTGGAGGATCTTTTTAAGGGCGCTAAGGAGCATGGAGCTGTCCCAGTGGACAAGGCTGGCAAGAGTCCTGGAGAATCTAGCAAGGCTCGGGTATGTCACTAAGTTTTCATCGTGCTGCAGGCCTAAGGTGATGAAGACGTCTCTGATGCTCTTTGTCTCTGAATATAATTTGTGTCCTATTATGTGGGTGAAGCCAAGTAAAAAATTCTTAATATAGGTTGTGCTAAAAGGTGGTTCATCACTTGGCATGTGACAATGTGTAGTCTTGACTCCTAGTTTGCAGTTAGTAGTGAGTTTTAGAGGGTCTGTCTCAATCTCTGAAACATTTAGGCTGTTTTGTTACTGTAAGTAGCATCTTTTTATCTCCACTCTTGCTCTCTTCAGCCTTTCTTAGGTGGGGGTTACAGGCTGGGTGCAACAACCGAGGAGCAGTCCACCTATGTGGCTGGGGAGAGGCGGTCTTCAGATTctaaacaggaagtgagcatTGCCTCTTCATCCTCACCTCACCTCCAGTCATGTTGAATGCATGCTAACGTTTTCTCATGGCGACAGGTACACGTGGTGCTGAAGCTGTGGAAGGATGGCTTCAGCCTCAATGATGGCGAACTTAGGACCTACTCTGATCCTGGAAATGCCCAGTTCCTGGAGTCAATACGCAGAGGGTGAGGCAACCACTCTTTAGTGAAGGCCAGAGATGACTATGAACCCAGACAGTATTGACAATACAGTACGTTGCTTTTGCCATATTGATTCCAGATCTGGAATTGCACGTTCTACACCTGACTTGTCTAGGCAAAATATTCCAgatataaaaagtaaaattgTTATCTACTACTCAAGTAATTTTTCACATGGAGTCGTGCCAAGAAATAAAATGATGTAATAATGCCTGGGGTGGACATTTGGGTACTGGGCTGCGTGGAAGCTGAGGTGGTGATGGTCTGTGGGAATGATCTCTTGCCTGGTCTTTGTTTCCTTCTGTCTATACAGTGAGATCCCCATGGAGCTGAGGCAGTTATCTCGAGGTGGGCAGGTCAACGTGGATATGGAGGACCACCGGGACGAAGAGTACTCCAAGCCCAAGCTTGCCTTCAAGGCTTTTGGTGGCGAGGGCCAGAAGCTGGGCAGGTGAATGGAAAGTAGAGGAAGTAGGGTTCTCTCTGCAGTGCATGACCTATACAAACAACAATGGACATGCAGAGGGGTAATATTGGAAGCTCCACTGTTGCAGCCAAGAGCAACATAATTAATCGGCCTCAGGTTGCACAAGGGGAATTTTAGCTTACTGTTGCTGCAAAATGTTAAAGCTTCGATCCACATTAGATGCATTATTTGGATGTGGAAGCCATTGATCTGCAATCAAACACAGATTGTGATGTATTCATGTGTGAATATACTAGCAGCATGCTTGGACAAGAGTCCCTGTCTCCTCTATAGCGCGACCCCACAAGTGGTCTCATATGCTGGGATGTCAAGGGCCACTCCGAATCAAGAAGCTGAAGCAAGCACCGCCATTGTCCTGGACGACATGCAGCCCATCACCAATATCCAGGTGCGGCTGGCCGATGGCAGCCGTCTGGTGCAGAAGTTCAATCACACCCACAGGTGCGGTGCTAAGTCATGCTGATATGCCCTGCTGTGCCCCCACCGCTTTGCAGCAGAAATGAGGATCCATGAGGAAATTAATGGATCTCAAGTAATTTAAATGACACTTGATTGACCTCGGATTGctagcataattcgttccggaaacgtgttcgtaatccaaagcactcatatatcaaagcgaattttcccattagaaataatggaaagtcagatgattcgttccacaacccaaaaaaaaaaaaaaagattaatacaaaataaagtaaaaatacataaaacaagttaacctgcactttaccttttgAAAAGATTCATGGATGTTGTgagggagaagaggagggttattttgtaggacgactttcactacaACTAACGGAATctctgctatctgttggctcactggaatctttttctttttgtgtgactttaacaaggaacctatccagtGACAGCCACtgttgcctccttttcgatttcgtgGAAATGTGACATTGCATTGCGTTTTAACAgattaaccctcaatggttccttggggtgcgttctgcaccccctgcccatttctatggctactaccatgttgttattaaaattacagcagttatcctctaggacattgtaagtgcaccagttttacatacggtcatgcagaaaatgatagaaaaagtgttgacgtcaattatcgctggcatactttcttcgggggtgcaaaatgcaccccaaaaaaaacttaatttatgacagatgtctgtggagattctcagttatccaggtcatggttatcctaaaaaagggttatgcaatagcaactggactttgtttttcatagaagaagtgttgcactccatccagagtgctttctcaattctgactgactggttggcatagcaggttgatgaaccctgtagaatcctcaagttgttagcactagatggtcacctgtgggttgttgttgttccccctggctttcatgtgtttcactgataccacctgaggctgagcgtgaacgactgtggaagcgtctgggcaaagttgaaagaactgcattgtaggtaggtgatagacgtcttaggccacctcctctgttcaacgacggtcgttcatttgaagcagttgtcctcccggtccacctacaatgcagttctttcaactttgccaagacgcttccaaagtcgttcacgctcggcctcaggtggtatcagtgaaacacatgaaagccaggaggaacgacaaaaacccacaggtgaccatcatgtgctaacaacttgaggattccagagggttcatcaacctgctatgccagtcagtcagaattgagaaagcactctggatggagtgcaaaacgtcttctatgaaaaacaaagtccagttgctattacataaccctttttagggttaatttatgacattgatatgatcgacaaattcagttaattagtgataattgctactataattttttatgttattatattctagaacattttcggatattaaaaaaagtcagccatcttgttttgtttacatttcaactgttagaaaagatataacaccatggctaggtattccacagctgaagctcttcgacacattctgcaagaggatacagtcggaatgtgcattatatgaccagtcccctctgctgcctcccccccccccccccccccactgccgcaacccctttaactgcactatctcactgcgtaagctgtgcaagcatcatgcagttaactaataaatgtatcttaactttagttaattgaatttgagcttggtaccattgaattatatatgccaatggataggggtgcaacttgaaccccaaggacctggaacgtaactttctgacaaggacccattgagggttaatcgcttgcactgctacacccttattcgggtggtgcttttctactaaaatttgactatacgagtgagggacgctgactgagaccgagcatgggagatggattacccacaatcccgcagcgagagagagagaaaagaaccatcggctcatttgtgatcacgtgacgctcggcagacaaagcatatacgtaatactcgtattgTAAGATTTATCAAGTTAGTCTATTAAAAAATTTTGCTCGTCTTGtaaaacactcgcaaaccaagttactcgcaatccgaggtttgactgtatatatatatatatatttttttttttttttttgtaaactgcagcctggttcttctctgtttctcattgatgaagggcttcttccttgctttatgggacttcagtcctgcatCTAGGAGCCTGAttcgaactgtcctagcagtgcacttcacacctgcacttaatgtttcccattccttctgaAGGTCACCTGATGACATCCTCCGactcatgagaaactgtcggataagttaatggtctggcattagaaagttgctttagccctttacctgactggtttctggtcattcccagtgtctcccactttaccttattcttgtgtactgctgtcttagaaattttgaacctagAAGCAACTTGCtactcagtgtagccttctccCAGCAGAACtacgattaaaccaggatttcataatgcagatttaaaaaaattatatagaGTGGTCTTCCAGAGCTGGTCTTCCAGAGCTGGTCTTCCAGAGCTGGTCTTCTAGTGGTTTTCCAGAGCTATATGTTTAGGttaaatttctgctaaaagcatcCATGGGGCAGCACTGTATAAACATGAAGGCAAAAGCCACCTGATTTCTTTCAGCCACTGACTGACTAACACTGCAGTGTCATGCAACACGTAGATCTAAGTAAAATCTCTCTGGGTCTCGATCCTTCCCTGTCCAGGGTATCAGATGTGCGTCGCTTCATCGTGGGATCCCGACCAGCTATGGCAGCAGTGGAGTTTCTGCTGATGACAACATTCCCTAACAAGGAGCTTAGGGACGAGAGCCTGACCCTGTCACAAGCTGGTCTGCTCAATGCTGTCATCGTGCAAAGGCTGAAGTAATAATCCCCCCCATTCACTGGACCATGTGAGGGGGAGGGAGGTAGTACAACTTTGACTCCCGGTTGGGAAACACAGAGTTCTGGACCTGCAGATTGGTGTGATGTGTTTTTGAAGTTCAGTTCCTTGGAGAATGCCTTGCCTCTCAACACCATGGGACTGTCAGCAATGGCTTGTGCACATTGACTGAAATGGGAGGCAAGATTCAGACGAGATTGGAAGGATTCCTCAACAAAGTATTGTTTAAAGTTAGTAGGaaagaaacacaataaaacaataaaaaaaaacatcaaatgtCTTACCTCAAGGCTTGGTTTCTTAATTAATTGGAATTCAAAACACTCCCTGTTGTCCAAGTTGTATCTATATCCCAAAAGCCTTGATTTCTATTATTTATATCAGTCAGTCTTTCCTTCACAAGACAAACTAATCAGAAGTTTTTCTTTACATCTTTATTTACACCAAGGAATTGTTTTGGGCAAGAATAATATACATGATAtgaattagcatttttaataattgtAATGATATATTTTTCTGTACTCTGTTTTTCATAGggtttatatttatgtatggtGTTGCAGTGACATTGATTTCACAGCAGAGGGCAGTGTTTAAGGAGTTTTTAGGCAGATTTCCTGAGCATGAATTTTCAACTTACTAAAATATTAATCCATCTGTGAAGTCTGCTGTCCATTCTTTTTCATAGTTGCGCAAGCTGATCGTGCAGCTcactgtaatttttttccaatgtGGCATTGATACTGATTTAATTTCTTTCAACCACTTGTGACTTGATGATGTCCTTGTTGTTTTTCTTAACTGAAGTTGTGCATAGAGATGTGGCAGGCCCATGTATTTAATAACTGAGTATGCTGACAACATTGTTAGGCTAATAGATGCAGGATGTGAGACATTTGTGTTTGGAGATGCACTCTGATGGCATAACTAGAATACAGATGGAATCAGTTTCACAAGATTCCTCTCAGTTTCATGGTGCTACTTATCCATCCCAGTTTATTACTATGCAGCTGACTGATGTTACACGATGGAGAAAAGCACAAGGAAACAAGTAGGTGTGTGCTGGTCTACACCCCTCCTGGGCTGCTGGGGGCATCATGTGCTGTGATTGGATCAAATGGTCATTCCAGAATAGGGTGATAATGGGGGATGATGGGTAAAGTATGTTCTTTACTTCAAAAcgttatacatactgtataaatggtttacattattacatatacatacatatataactatatataaagatgcatttattatttacataaataCTTGAAAATGATTATTGCAACCCAAACTGTAACAGGATCtttgttattttaaatgagtcAGAAATTACTCTAATTCTCAGTTGACTGTAGTCCCAGGTGTATCAGAGACCAGCTTCTGTCGTGGTCCTGAAGGCTGGGACTTGGCTGAAGCCCACAGCTCTGTAATAATTGCTGAAAGCTAAGGTTGGCAATAAGACATTTAAACTGGCAGAATGTAAAGAATGAAGTTTAACATGTCTGGTGTCAAATATCCTGGAGTCTAAGTTATGATGGCTGGTCTTATTTGGGGCTGCAGGAATCTATACTCTCAGGGGAAAAAGGGTACAGCTTGTCATTGGGACTGAACAGTtttaccctagctgtaggtagatgtaccttttaaggtacggAAATGGACTCTAAGGgacatccccaaggtacaaacactgttcctcatagtccatttctgtaccttaaaaggtacatgtACCCTTGAGAGTACAGCATCAGtgacagcaaaggtacaaattggacACTTTTTTTCTGACCGTGTAGCAGTAGATGTGGGGAAGGATTCTACaattttgccattttatttTCTGAGGCCAGAGTCTGTACTTGTGCTTGATTGTTGATGGGTGGGGCTGCATTCCTCAAGGCATCTGTATCCAGTGAATTGTAAAGGAAGTtcacagtgggggagggggggggattacaGTCTGTTTGGCATTGAGGGGTTCTGGAATGAGCTACTCAAATCAACTGCAATCATGGGCACCGGGTGCAATAATGGTCTCCGATTTTGTCAAAGGCAACATTTCCACCTGTTAGGGTTTTAGTTTTCAAGGTTATCCTCTTGTGTGGGAAGTCGTGGGCTGTCAAGGCTGGTTTTTACTCCTGTGTTGCGTGACTTTGGCTGTCAGCATCTTGGGCTCCTTCATTGGGTTGCTTTGTCTATGAATCAGTGAAGTTGCGTGAGAAGAAAAAGCTCCACCCCTTCCCCCTCCCTGGAGAGATGCCTACCAGCCTGAATCGTCACCCCGGAGGACCACTGGCAGGACAACACTCCAGTAAGGGCCTGACGTTCAGCACTGTGGTCACTAATGTACATCCACTCATGCTTTATTCCTAACTGTTGGAGTTCCCTGCTTTGCTCTGCTCTCTGGGATATGTCTCTCCTTGTTCTTTTTCTGATATAGTTGGCCAAGTTAGTAGGTAATGAGGTCAGATAAGATTCAATCAATGCTGctggaaactggagtacccttCATTCTGTCACTCGGTCCGTCTCTAGTGGGAAGCGAGTATACCTCTGAGCAGGaagctgtgctgtgctgtagGGACCATAGACTTCTCTCTGCAGATCCTCCTACTTGACGTGGTCCAGGTGAACATCTGACCACTGCACTGCAGACCTTCTACTTCTCATGCTGTGATATGCAGTGAAACATTTCTCCTCTCTCAAGTGTGGTGATGTGTAAGTAGTGGTTATATAAGTATGTAATATGTATATAATGGGGAGGTTTTATTTACTCATTGGACAGCTGAACCTTCCAGGTGTGTGTGAACTAAAAATCATCAGGGGTAACCCTACAAGAAGGATGCTTCTCATTTATGTTTGGAAGAAAACTTCCCATCTTCCATAGCATTCTCTTTAACGCCAACACACCCCCAGCTTTAAGAAATGCTTACATCATTATAATGGTTAACCAGTTGTTTACATATATTCGATTGATTACATACAGTGACGAAGACTGGCAGTGGGGGTGTGCGGTACTTatacaatgaaattaattttaaaccTTCATTCAGTATGGCAGAAG
This genomic interval from Paramormyrops kingsleyae isolate MSU_618 chromosome 8, PKINGS_0.4, whole genome shotgun sequence contains the following:
- the LOC111839893 gene encoding NSFL1 cofactor p47-like translates to MADRAEAVREFVTVTDVDEERALFFLESAGWDLQLALASFYEDGAEDEAGILPQPERPPVQEISSQPRVTSFRDLVHEDQDQGDEEGQRFYAGGSERSGQQILGPPKKKSSHEVVEDLFKGAKEHGAVPVDKAGKSPGESSKARPFLGGGYRLGATTEEQSTYVAGERRSSDSKQEVHVVLKLWKDGFSLNDGELRTYSDPGNAQFLESIRRGEIPMELRQLSRGGQVNVDMEDHRDEEYSKPKLAFKAFGGEGQKLGSATPQVVSYAGMSRATPNQEAEASTAIVLDDMQPITNIQVRLADGSRLVQKFNHTHRVSDVRRFIVGSRPAMAAVEFLLMTTFPNKELRDESLTLSQAGLLNAVIVQRLK